A genomic region of Solanum dulcamara chromosome 2, daSolDulc1.2, whole genome shotgun sequence contains the following coding sequences:
- the LOC129876924 gene encoding B3 domain-containing protein At5g26805-like, producing the protein MSDQKSLLSMKKTFFYNFFPSKTEEEASKVNNTPWVATPELVEIRDLYPVPKIDLENPWQIKKKITLDEIVIRMLVIPFFEMFEYILRYWTLDMAKSLENGCGVCVDAWDVTEENVPKKYVGGSVCLRKLCNSDYSLSCVELFNGRGLGVGDEIGLYWDPRSSNLMFKLLSQARA; encoded by the coding sequence ATGTCTGATCAGAAGTCTTTGCTTAGCATGAAGAAAACCttcttttacaatttttttccaTCAAAAACTGAAGAAGAAGCTTCCAAGGTTAATAACACTCCATGGGTAGCGACTCCAGAACTAGTGGAGATAAGGGACTTATACCCTGTCCCAAAAATTGATCTGGAAAATCCGTGGCAGATCAAGAAAAAGATTACTCTTGATGAGATTGTTATAAGAATGTTGGTGATTCCATTTTTCGAGATGTTTGAGTACATTCTTCGATACTGGACTTTGGATATGGCCAAAAGTTTGGAGAACGGGTGTGGGGTGTGTGTTGACGCGTGGGATGTAACTGAAGAGAATGTACCTAAGAAGTATGTAGGTGGAAGTGTTTGCTTAAGGAAGCTGTGCAATAGTGATTATTCTCTTTCATGCGTTGAATTGTTCAACGGTCGTGGATTAGGTGTTGGTGATGAAATTGGGCTTTATTGGGATCCTAGATCTTCAAATTTAATGTTCAAATTACTTTCTCAGGCTCGTGCTTAG